The stretch of DNA GAGCGCGACCGTCCCGGCGCCGCGGCGGCTCAGACTGCGAGCGCCACGGGAACGGTGTGCACACGCGAGGGCAGCGGCGCCGTGAACTCGTGGGCCATCCCTTCCCGGCGCGCCGCGCCGTTGGGCAGCACCGACCACAGCAGACGTGACGCCGCGCGGTTGCCGACCATGACGTAGGCCCGCAGCCACGCGTAGCCGAGGTCGACTGCGCGGTGGCGAAGCGCCGTCAGCAGCCGCCGGCCGACGCCGTGGCCGTGCCAGGCGTCGACGACCGAGAACGCGACCTCGGCGGTGGTCTCGTCGATGGCGATCAGGTGGCCGATGCCGATCGGGACGACGGCGTCGCCCTCGACGGCCTCCGCGACCAGCGCGACGTGCCGCCGCCCGTCGACGTCGGTCAGCATGCGCCGCATCGCCTCGGTCAGCCGTGGCCGGGGTCCGTGGAAACGCAGGTGCCGGCTGTGCGAGGACATGCCGTCGAACACCGTGTCGACCGGGCCGGCCTCGCCGTGCCGCAGCGGCCGGAGGCGGATGGCGGTGGTCGTGGCGGTCATGGCGGTCTCCTCTGTGCCCTTGGCAGGTCCGGTCGTCCGGTGTGACCCGCACCATCGCGCGTGGGTCCCACAGCGACCTCGGCAGCACCTGCCCACATGTGGCGTGCGGGTGCCCATGCCGCCGGACGCCCCGTCCGAGGCCCGACCGTCCGCGTCTGATACGTGCCGGGGAGCTACGCTTGCCGGCCGATGGACCTCCACCGCAACTCCGTGCGCGTGATCGACGCGGCGGCCCGGCAAGGCCTCACGCTGACCGTCCGCCACTTCGCGCAGGGCACCAGGACAGCTCAGGACGCCGCCGACGCGATCGGCTGCACGGTCG from Euzebyales bacterium encodes:
- a CDS encoding GNAT family N-acetyltransferase, whose translation is MTATTTAIRLRPLRHGEAGPVDTVFDGMSSHSRHLRFHGPRPRLTEAMRRMLTDVDGRRHVALVAEAVEGDAVVPIGIGHLIAIDETTAEVAFSVVDAWHGHGVGRRLLTALRHRAVDLGYAWLRAYVMVGNRAASRLLWSVLPNGAARREGMAHEFTAPLPSRVHTVPVALAV